AAGCGTGGATGCCAAAGTTTCCAACGTGAACATATCGCATGGCCCAAGTAGTAATTGCactgagaagaaaaaagatggAAGTGGTGGATTTAGCAATTGTACAGCCACGGCAAGTAGTTGCTCacgaaaacagaaaaaactgGCGGAGAAGCGAAAAGCACCGGCTACAAATGTTATAATCGCGCCAGAATCTTTAAAATCAAACCCTTCGCACTCtaatttaaaagcaaaagGGGAGCCTTCTGCAAAACGTCTTCGGACCATATTGCCGCGAACAACTACGACAACGAGCTTATCTCAAGGGATTCCTCAAGGTATTAAATCCTAAATGAATAAACAGTAACGAAAATATTTTAATCcgtttcattgaaaaattttcttcGCAGTCTCTTCAATTCCCggctaattttgttttaaaaagagaTCTCTTGGACACGTACATATAATATTTAAATGAAGTTAATGGTTATTTATGAGGCTTGCAGATATTATGCAACATCGCACGATTTGCGTAGTCAGTTAAATCAGTTAAgttctttcttcatttttttcctttctacTCCTGGTAAATGTAATGCAACATTAAGTATgtgcttttgacaaaaaatggGGACTATCAATATTTTCTCCGTAATGTACGTTATCCGGGACTTTCCCTTTCGACTCGAAATTACACGTTTATCCACAAACCACAGCGCTCTCAATTCGATGAAGACCTTGATTGCATTCGACGAGTAGGAGAACGCAGTACTACAACAGAGTGTATCGAGATTTTCTTGACCGACCTACGTACCGATTTTGAGACGCACGTTTGTCGTCCCAAAGGAGTGAGGGACTAATATTCTCCTTCCTTATTGTTCGATGATTGAAATAATGCCCTTGGAAGTAAATTCGATCTACCCTCAATTGGCATTGAGCTTGCCCATAATTTTTGTACTTTGCTAGTTTCTGTTATACATTCAGCCACAGTCCTCAGTCCTGGTGTAAGCGCTGACATCagtttgaaaatatgaaaatgttaaaCAGGTTTAATTTGCCTCAGGATGGGGTGGGAGGGGGGTGATGTTGGTATCCcgtggaaaattaaaaattccagGTTTTCAAACTTCAGTTTCCTCATACTCTGAACCAAGTCTCTTCTCTGGGGACCACAGACcttgtaaaaaatgttacttgaaagtaaacatttgggaaatggtgactattttatgatttattgcttcttcttcgcatcctttattgttgaaagAGCAAGCTGTAAGCAGACTGACGGAAGTGCCGTTGAcataaatatagagaatgaaagactattgtgtgttcacgttgtcatttaaatttggaaatgtcaTGCCGTCATTTGACAGATTGTGTCAAAggttttttccaaaatgtgCGTGCCGCGCATGtagcatgattatttttcctcattcaaccaattatatcattgttttctggcattGTTGCCGTCGGTGTCATccctgcttaagctccctaaggTCAACCACCACAAGCACTCACAATACTTTCAAAATGCAGTATTTGACAGGCTGAGGGAGAACCTTGTGGATGTCAAAATACCTTTCCCTTGGGGAGCTTAGTGGCATCAAAAAGACCCATGAGATTTCCACCATCCCTTTTCCACTTCCTAGGCAAAATGCTTTGGAGGAGGAGGGGTGTAATTATTAATATGCACGAAGTCCTaagcattttgcattttgaaaattagtcAGCAATGCAGTAGTTATGTGGGGCATTGTATTATCTTCCCATGCAACATGCAACAAGGCGAGCATCACTGATGCCCCAGCAAGGGGATGTATACCCAAGACTATAACATCCTGAACCTAcaagtttttttaaagagGTAAAAATGAGGGGGGGGGGAACGGGTGGAACATTATTGTGAAgattgaaaatgtcaaaatgtcTCTCCTGCAGCAAGAGTTTTACTTTAACACATATGctaatgagaaaaagcaaggctaatcaaacagtgaaaggaataCAAATACTATTTTATCCCATTTTTTGAAAGGCACTGCCTTTCTTCTTCAgagtatttcaaattattgtggCTTTTGAAAACTAGTTTGTtacaatagacctctttagcttgtatgttttgtttgccCATTTCAGatcacgtgatgctactcgagggaatagtttctttcaaatgttgtcttatgcacgtgcaaatgtgcGCATGACTAATGAAAAAACTAAAGGCAAATTCCCATGGGGGCATCACGTGAtttgaaatgggaaaacaaaacatacaagctaaaagaggtctattcaaatttaaaagagtTTGTAATATGGTATGGTTTAGAGGTAGTGGAAACTAAGCGACTTTCTTTTGTTgcatgaaatttgaaaatattacaatggcaaagaaaaaaattagatttaaaaatacatttctgaaataaaataaaacgttACATTTCTTATATGTTGCCTCTAGTGATGAGATTTGTTTCTCTAGCTATGGGTATATATGCAAATTCCATTGGAGTGAATAAGGTCTAATGGAATGAGTGAGATGTCATTAGCGgtaatttattatcattgctAGTAAATAATAACTGTTTTGTCTCTGATTAGTTTCAAATCAAGCTACTCCACGGTCACCGATAAGCCCTGAGCCCAAACTTCTAAGCCTCTTATCAGCCTCAGAGTGCCATCTAGCGGCTCTTCAAGATGAAGATGGAGATACGTAAGTTGtggttttttttaatgttacaACTTTGGCtatgaaaattttcaatgttATGTGGTTTCTTGTTATTCAGTTTGCATTGATAATTACATAATTTTGctaaattaattattacatGATTTTAATAGAATAATATTGTCTTCGCTACAGTTAAAAACGACAATTTTTATGGATGCTGTATATTAAAATGCAGGCCCCTCCACATCGCAATTGCACATGGAAATACCAAACTCACAGAATACCTTATTAGCTTGATGTCATTAATGACTCTTGACATTTACAATAACCTCAAGCAGACACCACTACACTTGGCAGTCATTACTGGACAAACCGAGATCGTTGGTAAACTGGTTTCTGCTGGAGCCAGCTCAAACGTACCAGATAGGAATGGCCACACACCATGTCATCTTGCTTGCCAGAGGTCGTATGTCAATTGCTTGGAAAAGCTTGTCATGGAATCGAAGGAAGTTAACCTTGAACTTAAGAATTACAATGGTTTCACTCCACTCCATGAAGCTGTGCTTGCCTCATGTACCAGAAGTGTTAAATGTCTAGTAGAAAATGGTGCAAATATTAATTCcaaggtaaataaataaatctcAAGTTCCCCACCATAAGGAGATTCCAAACATGTTTATAGATAATTATatatgtcacaaagtgtctccctgaGCATTTGGCCATAAAAGCAATTCTTGGAACTGTGATTTGCCCTCCACaaaaagctgctcttttagTATGTTTCAAATGTAAGGAAAGACATaataactgccaagtttcaaagcttgaaatgttttcttatGGAAGATGCAAAGGGATTTATGTCAGCTGAAAAGTTTCAAGGCGTTCAAGAAATGGGcccctggcctttgaatgaaaatgaggctagaggtgaccttgttttgatagaaatctcGCTGCTTTtccttatgtaaattcctactaatttacatgagaacagcatcattgaCATTAGAAAAGAAGAGAAGTTTCTATCACAACCAGGTCACCCCCAGTCTCTTTCACTCAAAGGACAGGCAACTATAAGgaagcaactgtaaaatatTGACCCAAATATCATGACCTGGAACACCAATTCTCACTCAATCATGTGGTCCATTACAGGATGGTAAAAGTGGTCGGACACCCCTCCATCATGCGGTAGAAACAGAAAATACAGACATCATTGCTGAATTGCTCAAGTATGGAGCCAATCCTAGTGAACCATCATTTTCTGGAAATACTCCAATTCAAAGAGCAAGTGGACGTGGTATGCAAACTATAAGGCAAATACTAGAAAATACTGCAAAAGGCATTCCTGTGGAAGATAAACAGGTAAACATTTCGTAGATTATTCAGTACAATGGTTGAGTTAACCCAGGTTCTCCACTCTGCTGCAAGAGGTTGCTGTAGCTTGAAATAACCATAAAATAATGCATTGCCATTGTGAGGATTGTTTAAAGGGGTCTTATTTTAAAAGTCTAAAAGATGTCTTTATAATCAATGGAAACCGTAAAATAACTATTCGGTATTAAGTTTATTTTACAGTGTCACACTATTCCAAAACCCTGAGACTGTTCCCAGTCTCCCATTGTCAGGGATGGTAAGGATGGAGATGTATTACattaacttgaaaaagtttgccaactttttcaaattcttgCTCCAAACTGATAGAGTCTTTGGACCAGAATCTACCTTTGATAGATCTTTCAGTAAAAAACCTATCGCAGATTGATTCTTCTCTTGTTCAAGGAAGTATATTACCCACAGGTTAAGGCAAATT
This sequence is a window from Acropora palmata chromosome 9, jaAcrPala1.3, whole genome shotgun sequence. Protein-coding genes within it:
- the LOC141893361 gene encoding NF-kappa-B inhibitor epsilon-like; protein product: MEAISTVDFMSHGLKLTSARSTTKEAIKRKLTARVSPMTRPTDQGYNPSVDAKVSNVNISHGPSSNCTEKKKDGSGGFSNCTATASSCSRKQKKLAEKRKAPATNVIIAPESLKSNPSHSNLKAKGEPSAKRLRTILPRTTTTTSLSQGIPQVSNQATPRSPISPEPKLLSLLSASECHLAALQDEDGDTPLHIAIAHGNTKLTEYLISLMSLMTLDIYNNLKQTPLHLAVITGQTEIVGKLVSAGASSNVPDRNGHTPCHLACQRSYVNCLEKLVMESKEVNLELKNYNGFTPLHEAVLASCTRSVKCLVENGANINSKDGKSGRTPLHHAVETENTDIIAELLKYGANPSEPSFSGNTPIQRASGRGMQTIRQILENTAKGIPVEDKQMCSKQPQPDMLTSGYENFPDLVE